The region TCACTCAGGTTGTCCATCAGGGCCTCAAGCCGCCTGTTCCTCACTGCCGCGATCAGGAACCTGTGGAACTGGTCGCCGAGGGCCCTACAGGCGTCCTCATCCCCTCTCCGGATGGCGTCATCAGCCCCTTCGATCAGGCTTTCCGCCTCCTCGATCTGCTCCTTGGTAAGCGTACGCGCAGCCACGCGGGCCGCCATGCCTTCGAGAAGGCTCTTGAGGTGATACACTTCGCGTATATCCTCGCGCGAAATCGGGGCGACGTAAAAGCCCTTGTATGGATAGAAGACCACCAGTCCCTCCTTCTCGAGTTTGCGGAGGGCATCTCTCACCGGCGTCTTGGAAATGTGCAGCTGCTGCGCCAGCGACGTTTCCACAAGAGGCTGGCCCGGCCTCAGCACGAGGTTGATAATGGCGGCCTTGATACTCTGATACGCGCGTTCGGTGAGGGGCAATGCCCCTTCAAGCGGTTCAAGCGATGCCATGATCGGCTAAGACCTCCCACGAAACCGGCGCCCGGCCTGGCGGCGGTCGGGCCAGCTACTCCTTAAGCCCCTTGAACGGGCGGACTTCGAACAGCACCGTGCCCCCGGGTGTGTAGGGCTGACCCGGGTCGGCACACTGCCAGAGGCGGCCCTCAAGTCCAAGATTGTCGAGGTCGACACCCAGCCGGACGGCAAAAACCACGGGATACAACCCGCAAAACGCGTAGCCGCATATGGGGCCGGATTTCTCTTTGCAAATGTTGGCGCCCTTCAGGACGATCTTATCACCCGGCTTGATGCCTGCCGCGCAATGGCCCTTTACTTCTCTCGCAACGATCTCGACTTCTCGGGTTATCTCGGCCACCCTCTTCATTTCTCAACCCCCCAGCACTATAGCCACAGGTAGATTGTTTGACCGAGGTTCAAACCTGCGCGCGGCGGTCCACGAGCTGGCGGCGGACCATAACCGCCATCGTAAGCACCGCCACCAGGAGTAGAGTAGCGCTGATGGGGCGCGTCACAAAGATGGACCACGACCCGTGTGACATGATCAGCGCCTGCCTTACCGCGTTCTCGATCATTGGTCCGAGGATCAGGGAGAGTACCACCGGCGCTACCGGATAGCCGTATTTCTCCATGAAGTAGCCGAGCACCCCGAACGCTATGGCGAACATCACCTGCAGCGTGGAGCCCGACTCCGCAAATGCCCCAATTATCGAGAACACCGCCACGGTAGCGACAAGATACTCCTTCCTGATGGTGGCCATCAGGGTTACCGGTTTGATGAGAAAGAATCCTACCGCGAACATGATCAGATTGGCCAGTATCATTCCGGCGAAGATCGGGTAGATCACGTCGAGGTTATCCTTGAACAGCATTGGCCCGGGCTGGAGACCCTGGATCGTCAAGGCGCCCAGCAACACCGCGGTGACGGCGTCTCCGGGAATTCCCAGGGTAAGCATGGGTATCATCGCGCCGCCGGAGACAGCGTTGTTCGCCGATTCAGGCGCGGCGATCCCCTCGATAATACCCGTGCCGAATAGTTCGGGATTCCTTGATGTGCGCCTTGCTTCCCCGTATGCCATGTACGCCGCGATCGTGCCCCCGGCGCCCGGGAGAATCCCGACCCACGTACCTATGAGGCTTCCGCGGACGGCAGCCTTCAGTATCCTCTTCAGCTCGTCCAGCGTCGGCCACACCCTGCCTATGTTCGTGTTAACAACCTGTACCCGGTTCTTTGCTCCAGCCAGCCGGAGCACCTCCGCCATCGCGAAGAAGCCGATCACGGCGGGCAGGAACGGCACGCCTCCAGCAAGCGCCAGGCTGCCGAAAGTGAACCGCGGCACCGGGAGGATCGGGTCAAGGCCGATAGTCGACAGGAGCAGGCCGAAGGCCGCCGCCATAGCGCCCTTCAGGAGGGACTTTCCGGAAACCGCGAACACCGTCGTCAGGCCGAACACTCCCACCGCGGCGTACTCGGCAGGCGAGAACGCCAGGGCGAAACGCGCGAGCGGCGGCGAGAGGAATATCATTATCAGCGCCGACACCAGCCCTCCGAAGGTCGAAGCGATGAGGGCGGCCCCGATCGCCTTGCCGGGTTGCCCCTTCTGGGCGAGCGGATAGCCATCGAGGACTGTGGCCGCCGCGGCCGGAGTCCCCGGTGTCCTGATGGTGATGGCGGTGATTGAGCCGCCGTACATACCTCCACAGTATATCGCCAGCAACAGGAGCAGGGCAGGAATTGCGGGAAGGCCAATCGTAAACGGGATCAGTAGAGCGATCGCCAACGTAGCCGTGAGCCCCGGTACCGCGCCGAAGACGATCCCTATCACGGCCCCCAGCATCATCACCAGGAAGTTTGACGGCTGGAACACAGCTTGTAGCGCGTATGCTATAGGGTGGGACATCTGGTCGCCCCCTTCAAGGTGTTCATCTAAACAGGCTTCCTGCAGGCAACGACGCCTTTAGCAGGTAGGAGAAGACCACGTGAACCACCGCCACGACGATCACCGCGTTGCCCGCGGCGCGTTTCAGGTCCCGCTTCTCCTGCGTGACAAGGGTGAGGGACACGCAGTAAAGAAACGTGGAGAGCATGAAGCCTATGACCACCATTGCGTAGTAGTAGGCGGCCGATAGCCCGACGGCGAGCAGCACTGTCGTAGTGTTTTCGTCACCGGCCCGATACCCATCCTCGGCCCCATCTTCGGTGAGCGGCCTCAGCTTTGCAGCTATTTGCAGGAGGGCCAGGACAATGAGCAGGCCGGCGGAGACCCGAGGAAAGAACTCGGGCCCCGCCAGATTGACCTCAAAGGATGGGAGCCTGCCAGCCGCATTGATGAACACAGCTGAAACCACGATGGCCAGCAATCCTGCCACCACATCAGGGTGCAACAGTTTGGCTTTCATCGTTTGCCCCACTTTCGACCTCGTCGTATTTCGGAACGCCAGGGTAATCACTGCTTGCCGGTCAGGTTCAGGTCCTTTACCACCTGGACAACCCTGGGATACAGGTTATCAACGAACTTCTTGAATTCCGCGGCATCCCTGAAGAACGGGTCGAACTTCGATTTCTTCGCGGATTCCAGGAACTCGGGGTTCTTGTACGCCTTGACGAAGGCATCTTCCAGGACCTTCTTCACATCCGCGGAGATTCCCTTCGGAACTGCTATCGCGCGCCAGGACTCGTACACCACGTCGTACCCGAGTTCCTTTAGCGTTGGGGCGTTCGGGTAATCCGGCATGCGGCTGTCTGTCGTCACAGCGAGCAGCCGGATAGTCCCTGACTTTATGTGCTGGTCGGCCAGGGAAATCGTGTTCATCTGGGCATCTATGTGCTTGCCGAGGAGCGCCGCATTGAGGTCCGGCGAGCCCTTGAAGGGAACTACGGAGAACTTGGCGCCGGAGGCTTTTTCGAGCAGCGCCACCGCCTGGTGGAATACGCCGCCGAGGGGCGTCGTGCCGATCTTCACCTTCTCGGGGTTCGATTTTGCGGACTCAACAAGGTCCTGAAGCGTCTTGAACTGGCTGTCTCCGTGCACCATAACGCCGAAGGGTTGCGCCGTGAATTGCATCAGGTACTCAAAATCATCGTACTTGACCGGAGACGTGCCCATGGCCTGATTCGTAAGGATGTCGAAGGTGGCCAGGCAGACGGTGTACCCATCGTTCTTCGCCTTCGCGGCTTGTGCCCAGCCCATGGCGCCGTTAGAGCCTGCCACATTGGTGGGGCTTATGGCTACGCCAAGCTCCTTTTCCGCGTGCTTGGCAATCAGCCGGGCGGCCAGGTCCGAGGCCCCGCCTGCGGGCCAGGGAATGATCATGTCGATTTGCTTGGCGGGAAATTTCTTTCCACTACTACAACCTGGCAAGACTAACCCGACCACGAGCGCGAGGACCAGGATCAACAAAGCGCTTCTCTTTGGTGGCATGTTGCGCTTACCCCCTTAATTCGGCTGAGTCAATACTAGAACATCAGGTTCAACGCTTCCTCTCCCGTCATACCCTCGGTCACCCCAAGTGAGCGCGCCGCTTCTGTGGCGGCATCGACGGTTGCGTCGAGGAGGTCTCGCAGCGACCTCACGCCAGTAACCCTGGCTCCAACGATTTCCCGCTCCCTGTGCAGATCATCGAGGCGCTTCAGGTCAACCAGGCCACACATCACGTAACCCCTGGGAGCAGCTATCGCTAGCAGGTTGGTTTTCGGGAGCTGGACCGAAATGCCCACGCACAGACCATTCCTCACTTTCAAGGGGACCATTTCTACCACGCGTTCACCTCCTGTCCATAATTGTCAGACGATACGGCATATCGGATACGATATCCGTCATGCCGGGTGTTCGACGCCTGGCCGGCTGATTCCTCCCCGGCATACAGACAGTTTCAGGGCAGGGCGGTGCACTCCGCCCTGCCCTGAAACGCGCCCCCGATCATCGCTTCGAAACACCATTGATCAGCCCTGGACCTAGTTGGTGTGCAACATGAGGTAATTCCTGATGTCTCCCATGACGCCGTCGATGTGATCCAGCATGGCCTTCTCGGCCGCCTCGGGGTTTCCATCAGCAACAGCCCGGTACACCTTGCGGTGCTCGTCAACAAGGCGGCCCTTCACGTGGAGTCTCACATACTCGTAAAGGGGGGCAAGCTCCGTATCCTGTGAAACGAGTTCGTAGGCGGCCTCCAGAGAGCGGTTTCCGCTGGCCCTGGCTACCAGCCGGTGAAAGAGCATATCCATGTCCGAGCCGGTTTCGCCCTGGTTGATGCGTCTTTCCTGCTCAATGAGGGCCTCCCCCATTCGCCCGGCGTCCAGGGCCGTCGCATTTATGGCAGCCAGCCTGGCCGTCTCGCGCTCGATCGCGCGCCTGGCCTGGAGCACCTCCAACAGCTGCTTGCACTTGCTGGCGTCAAGCAGGCGCTCGGCCCCGCCTGTACCGAACGCCCGCCGGCCGGCATCCAGGTATGCGAAACGCTCGACCCCCGACTGCGTAAGCATCCTTCCGCGGTTTGAGACCCTGGTGGTGAATCCCCTGGCGTCGAGCTCGTGAAGGATTCGGCCGGCGGTAGCCTCGCTGATGGGGTACCCGTGCCTGGCCAGCGTCTCGCGCAAGGCCCAGGACCCGACGGCGGCACCGGCGGCCTCGTGTATTGCCTTCAGTGTAAGGTACTCCAAATCAGATCGTGGAAGTGGTTTCATCGCACCTCGAGTACGCCTCCCGGCCTCGCGAGTCCCCGTCTATATCTGGTGGTCATATTCCGCCGGGTCGATCTTGACTTCAATTACCACCGGGCAGTCCCCGTAGAGATTGGCGCGTACGCAGTCTCTCAGTGACTCGAGGGACGCGCAAGACATGCCCCTGGCACCGAAGCCCTCCGCTATTTGAGCCCAACGCGCCGGCCCGAAGTCCACTCCGTAGCGTTCGTACTTCCTTCTTGCCTGGACGACCCTGATCAGCGACAGGCACTCGTCGTTGAATACCACGTAGACAACGCCTTGCTTCAATCTAACGGCGGTCTCAAGTTCGTGGACCATCATCGCGAACCCTCCGTCGCCGATGATTCCCAGCACGGGCCTCTCGCCCATGCACTTCTTGACGGCGATGGCGCCGGGAACACCGTAGCCCATCGACGACAGGCCATTGGACATGAAGAACGTCAGCGGCTGGCTGGCCGGCCAGATCTGGCCCGCGAGTAGCTTGTGGGAACCGACGTCACAGACGAATGCACCGCCGGCGGGGAGTGCCTCCCTGATGGCCATCAGTGCGGCTGCAGGAGACAGGCCGTTGGCGGAAGAAGCGCCGCCCGGGGCTACCTTCTCCCGTATTGCCGCACGCGCCGACGCCAGGTGTTCGCTGGTCCATTCGTGTCCGCCGGAGTAGCCCTTGCTCAGACTGGCGAGGATGGCTGGGATTGATCCAACGAGATAGTCCCCCTCCCATTCCGCGCGGTCCCTCGGGGATTCCTCCAGCCACACTATGGGCGCGGTCGCCGGCCACGTCTTGTCGGCCTCACTTGCGTCAAACCCCACACCGAGGATGAGATCGCACCCCTTGATGAACTCCAGCACCCGATCGTCCGCGGCCATACCGGTGGCAATCCCGACGAAAAGCGGGTGGTCGTGTGGAAACACGCCCTTTGCTTTGGGAGACAGCAGCACCGGAACGCCGTGACGCTCTACGAACTCCCGGAGTGGTCCAGCGACCGATACGGGATCCACATTGATGCCTGCGCACACCGCGGGGCGCTGAGACTTGCGGAGGCGCTCGACTACCTGAACCATGCTGACCGTGCTGTGCTGTTCGGCCCGGGGCGGCGAGGCCCCATCCCCCAGCGAACCCGGAAGGACTGCCTGAGAGCGACCCACGTTGCTCGCGAGTTCTAGGTGAACGGGTCCTCGGGGCCGCCTCATGGCGACCTCTATCGCGGCGGGAACCACTACATCCGCATTGTCCGGAGTGACTCTGACCGACCATTTCGTGACCGGACCGTAAAGCGAGCACAAGTCGATTCGCTGGTGCGGCATCTGCCTGTAAGTTTCAGTGGACAGCTGACCTGTTATCGCTATCATGGGCGACCGGTCGAGGTAGGCGTTCGCCACGCCAGTCAAGAGGTTCGTCGCTCCAGGGCCAAGTGTGGAGAGGCAGGCTCCCGGTCTGCCGGATACCTGGCCGGTAACGTCGGCCATGAACGCAGCGGCCGCCTCATGGCGCGTGAGGGTGAAGGTAAGACCGGCCCTCCGGCCACACTCAACGAAGTCGAGCACCTCGCCGCCAGGCAGCCCGAAGACCTCCCTGACCCCGGCGTCGAGTAGCCCTTTTACGATCGCTTCAGCTACCAGCATCGAAAGCCCCCCTATTCAGCACGCTCGCTATCGGGCGTGGGTTATTGCTCGACAGATGCAATTGCCAGTACCTCGATAAGCGCCCCCGCGGCCAGCCGCTGCACTTCGACGCAAACCCGGGCAGGTGGCTCGGCGGGGAAATACTCGCCGAACACGACGTTGAACTCGGGTACGAGGTCTAGATCCGTCACGTAACAGTCGATCCTGAGGACCGTCTCGAGCGACCCGCCCGCGGCCTCGATGACCGCCCGGAGGTTCTCCAGGGCTTGTCGCGCCTGTGCTGTCATCCCCGGGCCAGCAAGCTTTCCCGTGGCGGGATCGCGCCCCAGCTGTCCCGAAGTGAAGATGAGCCCCCGAATGCAGGTCGCCTGCGATATTGGCGACAGCGGTACGGGCGCTGCCCTGGTTCTTGTTACCGTCTTCCTCACGTTGCGCTTTTCTCCCCTTTCTGAAGACTATGAAGGTCGCATGGAGCAGTCGCAGGTATCCCTGATGAGTAGTGACCCTGCCTACCGCTGTTGCAAATGTTCTACGTGGGGCGGCTATTTCCTTCACGAGGTGGCTCGCGGTGAATCTATAATACTGGGGGCGGCGAACATTGATGAGTAATGAATGGCCCCAGGAAGCCTCGCTCCAGGGCGAAATTCAAGGGGCAAGCCCGGCGGCAAACAACCCACATGCTGTCGCAGGCTGTGCGAGGGGACTGTCAATCCCGGCGTGTCTGCCCTACTGTTCGGAGGCTTCCCGTCTGAGTTCGCCTATGGCCATGTTGACGGGGCGAACAGGAGTGATCGTGGAGATCGCGTGCTTGTACACGAGGAGCTGCTTTCCGTCACTGTCCATCACTACGGTGAAGTTGTCGAATCCCTTGACAAGCCCTTTAATCTGGAACCCGTTGACCAGGTAGATCGTGACGTAAACCGAATCCTTACGTACTTGGTTCAGGAAGCTATCTTGCAGATTGATCTGAGGCTTGGTCATCCAGAACGCACCTCGTTCCCATGCTCTGCTACCCTTTTCTACGCTGGCAACAGTTTTCCTTCAATAAGCCGGGTTACCTCTTCCAGAACGGAGTCCTTTGGGCGATTATTTCCAACGTTCACCCAGGTTATTCTAGGGTCGTTCCTGAACCAGGTGAGCTGCCGCTTGGCGAAGCGGCGGGTGTTGCGCTTCAGTAGTCGCACCGCTTCTTCGAGGGTGCTTCTACCGAACAGGAAATCGATCATCTCCCTGTATCCCAGGCTCTGCATCGAGAACAGCCGCTCCCCGTACCCCATTTCGTGGAGGCGCCTTACCTCCGACGGCAGCCCGGCGGCGATCATCCTGTCCACCCTGGCGTCGATCCGCCTGTATAGCTCGGGTCTGGGCACATCAAGCGCGACCACCAGCGTGTCGAGCAACCCCTCGCCGCGGCGCCGGGCGAACTCGGATAGTGGCACACCGGTCAGCCGGTAGACCTCCAGCGCGCGTATCAGGCGCCTCCGGTCGTTCTCGTGGATCCTTGCCGCCGAGACCGGGTCGACTTCCGACAGCATGTTGTGGAGCGCGCGTGCCCCCAGATTGTTCGCCACTTCCCCCAGTTCGGCGCGTATCCGTTCGTCGCCTGGAGCGTCGGGGAAACAGTATTCGTTTACGACGGCTCGAATGTACAAGGCGGTCCCGCCGACCATCATCGGGAGCCGCCCCCTCCCCACTATCGCGCGCGCCGCCTCCAGCACCAGCCGCTGGAACTCGGCGACTGAAAACGGCTGGTCGGGGTCGAGGATATCGATGAGGTGGTGTGGGACGCCGCGGCGTTCCTCCAGTGGGGGCTTTGCGGTGCCGATGTCCATGTGGCGATATACCTGCATCGAGTCGGCGGAGATGATCTCGCCCCCGTGCCTGAGCGCAAGTTCGATGCCCAGGACGGTCTTACCCGTGGCGGTCGCGCCGGTCAGCACGAACAGCGGCATCGTGTGGTGCACGTGCTACCTCCTGCCAAATCGTCTCTCCAGTTCGCCGATGCCTAGTTCGATCACGGTCGGCCTGCCGTGGGGGCACCTCAACGGATCCGAAGTCGCCGCGAGGTCGCGCAGGAGCTGCGCGGCCTCGAACTCCGAAAGGCTGCTTCCCGCCCTCACGGCTGAGTGGCATGCGGCCAGCGCGCGAGCGGCCAGTTCCACGGGACTCCGGCCGTGCGGCGCCGCCGACGCCGCCTGTACAACGCTGAGGAGCAGCCCGCGAGTGTGCGTCGAGTCGAAGCCCGACGGGATGCCCCTGAGCAGTAGGGTATTATTGCCGAAAGGCTCGACATTGAACCCCATTTCACGCAGCGTATCAAGTACATCGAGCGCCGCCTCATATTCGCCCGGCGGCAGGTCGACGACCTCGGGGACGACCAGCGTCTGGCTGGCAACGGGCTCTTCCCTGCGCGCGTACCGCTCGAACGCCACCCGTTCGTGCGCCGCATGCTGGTCGATAATGCATAAGCTTCGGGGCCCCTCCGCCAGGATGTAGGAGTCGAATACCTGCCCGACCACGCGGAGCCCGGCAAGGGGGCCCGCTGCGGGCCCAGGGACGGGGCCGGGAGGCAGTGGCTCGCCTCCGGCAGCGCTGTGACTGCGCTCAGGCGGCCCGTATGCCGCGACTGCCTCGCGGCCTGACCACGCGAGGCCCGCGCTTGCGCCCGCCGTTGAGTCGTTCGACTGTACTCCGCCAGGGCCTTCGCGAACCCATCCGGTTCCGGTGGAGGCCCGTGCCGTCGACGGGCCTGCGATTTCGACGCCGTTACACGCGGAGAGCGCCGCCCGCACTGCGGCGTAAACCGCACGCTTCACGTCAATCTCGCGGGATATCCTGACCTCGGTCTTCTGGGGGTGGACGTTCACATCCACCCATGCGGGCGGGAGCAGGATGTTCACGAAGAAAACGGGGTAGCGCCGCCCGTGTATCAGGCCGGAATATGCCTCCTCGATGGCAGCGCGTATGGATGGGGATCGCACGTGCCTCGAGTTGATGAATATGTACTGGATAGACCTGGCGCCGCGGGCGGTCCCGGGGTCGCCCGCGTACCCGCCTATCCGAACGCCGTCGCCGGCCGCCGGGCTGGCGGGCGTCCCGCCCCCGAGCGCGAGCATCCGGTCCGCCAGCTGGGTGCCGTACAGGGAGGCGATAGCGTCTTTCAGAAAGCCGGTCCCCTGCGTCCTCATCACCACGTTACCGTCCACGCCGAGGCTGAAGGCGACGCCGGGGTTTCCCAGCGCCAGCGCGTAAAGGGCGTCGGTAATCCGCGCCGACTCGGCGTCATCGCTCTTGAGGAACTTGAGTCTCGCAGGGACGTTGAAGAACAGGTTACCCGCCTCGACTGTCGTTCCGGGGGGCGCCGCGCACTCCTCCGAGGAAACCAGCCTCCCCCATTCCACCACCACCAGCGTGCCCGACGGGGAATCCGACGGGCGCGTCCTGAGCTCAACTCGCGAAACAGCGGCGATGCTGGCGAGCGCCTCCCCGCGGAAGCCCATGGTACTCACACCCGCGATGTCCTCCACCCGACGTATCTTGGAGGTGGCGTGTCTGGAGAACGCGAGCACGGCGTCGTCCCCGGGCATGCCGCTCCCGTTGTCGGTCACGCGGATGAGACGCCTCCCTCCCGCCTGGACAACGACCGCGATCCTCGTGGCGCCGGCATCGAGCGCGTTCTCCACAAGCTCCTTCACCGCCGACGCGGGGCGCTCGACCACCTCGCCCGCGGCTATTTTGCTGGCTGTTACCTCATCGAGTACGGCTATCCTGCCCAGGTGACACACCCCCTGTCCGACCCCAGCCGCGCGCTTGGCGCGGGGGTCACCCGGATTCCTTCAGGGTCTTCTGCATCTCAGAAAGCCTCGCGAGCGATTCCATGGGGGTCATGTTGTTGACGTCCGCGCCCCTGATCGCGGCGAGGACTTCCGCCTCCGCCGGAGTGAGGCGTTCGGCAGAGTCCGGGCCGGCCGGATCCTCGCCGCCCGCGCCACCGGCAGATCTTTCGCCGCCTCCAGCAGCGGCTGCCGTCTCCAGCAGCGATATCTGGCGAGGCCTCGAGGGGCTCTGCTCCTCCAGCGACCTGAGGATGACTTGCGCCCGTCTTATGACTTCCCGCGGTAATCCCGCCATCCGCGCGACATTGACGCCGTAACTCCTGTCGACGCTGCCCGGGGTCAACCGGTAGAGGAACGTGAGTTCACCGTTCTTCTCCACCGCCGTGACGTGGAAGTTCCTCACCGCGGCGAGACGACGTTCGACCTGCGCAAGCTCGTGGTAGTGGGTGGTGAACAGCGTCAGGCACCCGACCTCGTCGTGAAGGTACTCGAGCGCCGCCTGGGCGAGCGCCATGCCGTCGTAAGTGCTGGTGCCACGCCCGAGCTCGTCCACGAGCACGAGGCTGCGCGCCGTCGCCGAGTTGAGAATGCCGGCTACCTCGCTGAGTTCGACCATGAAGGTACTGCGCCCGCCGGACAGGTCCTCGTAGGAGCCCGTCCGATAGAACACCGCATCGAGCAGGCCGATTGTGGCGGCGGCAGCCGGGACGTATGAACCTATGTGAGCCATGAGTGCGATCAGGCCGGTAGTCGCCAGGATCGTCGACTTGCCGGCCATGTTGGGTCCCGTGATCAGGAGCACCCGCTGACCGGCGGCGTCGAGGCCGATATCGTTGGGGACGAACCTCTCGGGGCCGAGTACCTTCTCGAGGACCGGGTGGCGCCCGTCCTTTATCGAAATGACCGCTTCGTCAAGGACCGCGGGCCTCGAGTATCCGCATTCCGCCGCCACTTCCGCCAGGGACGCCAGGCAGTCCGCCTCTGCGACAGCCCTGGCCCTCTTCTGGATCTCGGCGCACCGCGCGGCCACCCTGTCGCGAACGTCGCAGAAGATCCCGTACTCGAGTTCCGACAGGTTTTGCTGCGCACCCAGCACCTGCGACTCCCTGTCCTTCAGTTCGGGTGTGACGAATCGCTCGGCGTCGGTCAGCGTCTGTCTCCGGATGTAATGCGGCGGCACGAGGTGAAGGTTCGGCCGCGTTACCTCTATGTAGTACCCGAATACCTTGTTGAAACCCACCTTCAGCGACTTGATCCCCGTGGCCTCACGTTCGGACTGTTCGAGCCGCGAGATCCAGCTCTTGCCGTCCCTTGAAGAGGACCTCAGGGAGTCCACAGTCGCGTCATAGCCGTCCCTTATCAACCCGCCATCCCGGAGCGTCATCGGCGGGTCCTCAATGATAGCGCGGGCAATCAACCCCGAGACGTCCTCCAGAGGGGCGATGGCCTCGACGATCTGCCTGATGAGGGCGGGCGGCCCGGCTTCCCCGAGCGACCGGAGCAGGAACGACCGTATTTCCCCCAGTGTTTCGAGCGATTGCGCGAGCGCGACGAGGTCCCTGGCGTTGGCCGACCCCGTGGACACTCGCCCGGCTATCCGCTCCATGTCGTATACCTGACGGAGGCTTTCCCGCAGGCGCATGCGTATCTGAGGGCTGTCGACAAGGAAGCCCACGGCGTTCAGCCGCTCCTCAACAGCGGCGACATTGCGCAGGGGC is a window of Bacillota bacterium DNA encoding:
- a CDS encoding DUF1805 domain-containing protein codes for the protein MVPLKVRNGLCVGISVQLPKTNLLAIAAPRGYVMCGLVDLKRLDDLHREREIVGARVTGVRSLRDLLDATVDAATEAARSLGVTEGMTGEEALNLMF
- a CDS encoding C4-dicarboxylate ABC transporter permease; its protein translation is MSHPIAYALQAVFQPSNFLVMMLGAVIGIVFGAVPGLTATLAIALLIPFTIGLPAIPALLLLLAIYCGGMYGGSITAITIRTPGTPAAAATVLDGYPLAQKGQPGKAIGAALIASTFGGLVSALIMIFLSPPLARFALAFSPAEYAAVGVFGLTTVFAVSGKSLLKGAMAAAFGLLLSTIGLDPILPVPRFTFGSLALAGGVPFLPAVIGFFAMAEVLRLAGAKNRVQVVNTNIGRVWPTLDELKRILKAAVRGSLIGTWVGILPGAGGTIAAYMAYGEARRTSRNPELFGTGIIEGIAAPESANNAVSGGAMIPMLTLGIPGDAVTAVLLGALTIQGLQPGPMLFKDNLDVIYPIFAGMILANLIMFAVGFFLIKPVTLMATIRKEYLVATVAVFSIIGAFAESGSTLQVMFAIAFGVLGYFMEKYGYPVAPVVLSLILGPMIENAVRQALIMSHGSWSIFVTRPISATLLLVAVLTMAVMVRRQLVDRRAQV
- a CDS encoding FCD domain-containing protein, translating into MKPLPRSDLEYLTLKAIHEAAGAAVGSWALRETLARHGYPISEATAGRILHELDARGFTTRVSNRGRMLTQSGVERFAYLDAGRRAFGTGGAERLLDASKCKQLLEVLQARRAIERETARLAAINATALDAGRMGEALIEQERRINQGETGSDMDMLFHRLVARASGNRSLEAAYELVSQDTELAPLYEYVRLHVKGRLVDEHRKVYRAVADGNPEAAEKAMLDHIDGVMGDIRNYLMLHTN
- the hfq gene encoding RNA chaperone Hfq; amino-acid sequence: MTKPQINLQDSFLNQVRKDSVYVTIYLVNGFQIKGLVKGFDNFTVVMDSDGKQLLVYKHAISTITPVRPVNMAIGELRREASEQ
- a CDS encoding tripartite tricarboxylate transporter substrate binding protein — translated: MPPKRSALLILVLALVVGLVLPGCSSGKKFPAKQIDMIIPWPAGGASDLAARLIAKHAEKELGVAISPTNVAGSNGAMGWAQAAKAKNDGYTVCLATFDILTNQAMGTSPVKYDDFEYLMQFTAQPFGVMVHGDSQFKTLQDLVESAKSNPEKVKIGTTPLGGVFHQAVALLEKASGAKFSVVPFKGSPDLNAALLGKHIDAQMNTISLADQHIKSGTIRLLAVTTDSRMPDYPNAPTLKELGYDVVYESWRAIAVPKGISADVKKVLEDAFVKAYKNPEFLESAKKSKFDPFFRDAAEFKKFVDNLYPRVVQVVKDLNLTGKQ
- a CDS encoding RidA family protein, which produces MRKTVTRTRAAPVPLSPISQATCIRGLIFTSGQLGRDPATGKLAGPGMTAQARQALENLRAVIEAAGGSLETVLRIDCYVTDLDLVPEFNVVFGEYFPAEPPARVCVEVQRLAAGALIEVLAIASVEQ
- the miaA gene encoding tRNA (adenosine(37)-N6)-dimethylallyltransferase MiaA codes for the protein MPLFVLTGATATGKTVLGIELALRHGGEIISADSMQVYRHMDIGTAKPPLEERRGVPHHLIDILDPDQPFSVAEFQRLVLEAARAIVGRGRLPMMVGGTALYIRAVVNEYCFPDAPGDERIRAELGEVANNLGARALHNMLSEVDPVSAARIHENDRRRLIRALEVYRLTGVPLSEFARRRGEGLLDTLVVALDVPRPELYRRIDARVDRMIAAGLPSEVRRLHEMGYGERLFSMQSLGYREMIDFLFGRSTLEEAVRLLKRNTRRFAKRQLTWFRNDPRITWVNVGNNRPKDSVLEEVTRLIEGKLLPA
- a CDS encoding TIGR04076 family protein, which translates into the protein MKRVAEITREVEIVAREVKGHCAAGIKPGDKIVLKGANICKEKSGPICGYAFCGLYPVVFAVRLGVDLDNLGLEGRLWQCADPGQPYTPGGTVLFEVRPFKGLKE
- a CDS encoding thiamine pyrophosphate-binding protein; the protein is MLVAEAIVKGLLDAGVREVFGLPGGEVLDFVECGRRAGLTFTLTRHEAAAAFMADVTGQVSGRPGACLSTLGPGATNLLTGVANAYLDRSPMIAITGQLSTETYRQMPHQRIDLCSLYGPVTKWSVRVTPDNADVVVPAAIEVAMRRPRGPVHLELASNVGRSQAVLPGSLGDGASPPRAEQHSTVSMVQVVERLRKSQRPAVCAGINVDPVSVAGPLREFVERHGVPVLLSPKAKGVFPHDHPLFVGIATGMAADDRVLEFIKGCDLILGVGFDASEADKTWPATAPIVWLEESPRDRAEWEGDYLVGSIPAILASLSKGYSGGHEWTSEHLASARAAIREKVAPGGASSANGLSPAAALMAIREALPAGGAFVCDVGSHKLLAGQIWPASQPLTFFMSNGLSSMGYGVPGAIAVKKCMGERPVLGIIGDGGFAMMVHELETAVRLKQGVVYVVFNDECLSLIRVVQARRKYERYGVDFGPARWAQIAEGFGARGMSCASLESLRDCVRANLYGDCPVVIEVKIDPAEYDHQI
- a CDS encoding GntR family transcriptional regulator; translation: MASLEPLEGALPLTERAYQSIKAAIINLVLRPGQPLVETSLAQQLHISKTPVRDALRKLEKEGLVVFYPYKGFYVAPISREDIREVYHLKSLLEGMAARVAARTLTKEQIEEAESLIEGADDAIRRGDEDACRALGDQFHRFLIAAVRNRRLEALMDNLSDHQERFFKLIFGIPGRLQRSTLEHRRVFEAIVEGDELKAEAAVHAHMESFIQEFLENEKIKEITDP